One window of the Niallia circulans genome contains the following:
- a CDS encoding DUF2809 domain-containing protein: MYRLFYFVITILMMLFGLSSRKFSNHLPDFIAVHAGDMIWAMMVYFGFRFLFIRKSLLLAGVLSILFSFGIEGSQLYQADWLNQLRDTTIGALILGKGFLFMDLIRYSSGILLACIVDTFFVWRSKRD; this comes from the coding sequence ATGTACCGACTATTCTATTTTGTTATAACCATACTCATGATGTTATTTGGACTATCTTCTAGAAAATTTAGTAATCATCTTCCTGATTTTATAGCTGTTCATGCAGGAGATATGATTTGGGCGATGATGGTTTACTTTGGGTTTCGGTTTCTATTTATTAGAAAAAGCCTCCTATTAGCAGGAGTACTGAGTATACTATTCAGTTTTGGAATCGAAGGCAGTCAATTATATCAAGCGGATTGGCTTAATCAGCTTCGAGATACAACAATTGGAGCGTTAATTCTTGGAAAGGGTTTCCTATTTATGGATTTAATACGCTATTCATCAGGAATTTTACTGGCTTGTATAGTAGATACATTCTTTGTTTGGAGAAGTAAAAGAGACTGA
- a CDS encoding 3D domain-containing protein: MRSLKKLMAISLSSVIFLTSAIMVQAETSQETLNKAKNQLDQNQQLINEKEAEKQKTLKELEAVQEELKSIETVMQQNKDKIANLQVKIEETQQQIEKKKEEIVVLEDKVLARKDVMKDRLVSLQNTDQTNVVLEVLFNSKDFADFLSRATAISMIFDGDKDILEQQQADLQKIEEEKAAIDQQEEELTGQYDELAATQNELQQNVAQRQEAVTAVQKKYASVSKEVELAESQKKAVLDQIGAAESALKKEQEEAKKVVKVNSPAKKVASASTKSKPTTSKASSSKSSSRKDVIYVTSTAYSHQDTKSDFTALGYNIKKNKNMKLIAVDPAVIPLGSKVWVEGYGEAVAGDTGGAIKGHKIDVLMPSTSKAKAWGRKTVKIKILD, translated from the coding sequence ATGCGTTCCTTAAAAAAACTAATGGCCATTTCGTTAAGTAGTGTCATCTTTTTGACATCAGCGATTATGGTACAAGCAGAAACGAGTCAAGAAACACTGAACAAGGCAAAAAATCAGTTGGATCAAAATCAGCAATTGATTAATGAAAAAGAAGCAGAAAAGCAAAAAACTTTAAAAGAGTTGGAAGCTGTTCAAGAGGAATTAAAATCTATTGAAACAGTAATGCAGCAAAATAAAGATAAAATAGCAAATCTGCAGGTGAAAATTGAAGAAACGCAACAACAAATAGAGAAAAAGAAAGAAGAAATTGTTGTTCTAGAAGATAAAGTATTGGCACGTAAAGACGTGATGAAAGATCGTCTCGTTTCCTTGCAGAATACAGACCAAACAAATGTTGTTTTAGAAGTGCTGTTTAATTCAAAGGACTTCGCTGACTTTCTTAGTAGAGCAACAGCTATTTCGATGATTTTTGATGGTGATAAAGATATATTAGAGCAGCAGCAAGCTGATCTTCAGAAAATTGAAGAAGAAAAGGCAGCAATTGATCAGCAAGAAGAAGAATTAACAGGACAATATGATGAATTAGCAGCTACTCAAAATGAACTGCAGCAAAATGTTGCTCAAAGACAAGAGGCAGTAACGGCTGTTCAGAAAAAATATGCTTCTGTTTCTAAAGAAGTAGAATTGGCTGAGAGCCAGAAAAAAGCAGTACTTGATCAAATAGGTGCAGCAGAGTCCGCATTGAAGAAAGAGCAAGAAGAAGCGAAGAAAGTCGTAAAGGTAAATAGTCCAGCTAAAAAAGTTGCTAGTGCATCGACTAAGTCAAAACCTACTACGAGCAAAGCATCTTCTAGTAAGTCTTCAAGCAGAAAAGATGTTATTTATGTAACCTCAACTGCTTATAGTCATCAAGATACAAAATCTGATTTTACGGCACTTGGATATAATATTAAAAAGAATAAGAATATGAAATTAATTGCAGTAGATCCAGCAGTCATTCCATTAGGTTCTAAAGTTTGGGTAGAAGGTTATGGAGAAGCAGTGGCAGGAGACACAGGCGGAGCAATTAAAGGACATAAAATAGACGTCTTAATGCCATCAACTAGCAAAGCAAAGGCGTGGGGACGGAAGACAGTCAAAATAAAAATCTTGGATTAA
- a CDS encoding carbohydrate ABC transporter permease, with product MHQTSVTRKKSLSTKKKKNWKEAGLFSLFVGPVFIAFTIVVLVPFFSGIYYSFTDWNGITGEIKWVGLDNFKYIFTDDKQFLQSFKLTAVYTVVAIILTNAIGFSLALLVTQKLKSSNLLRTVFFMPNLLGGLLLGFIWQFIFIRGFASIGELTGIPLFELAWLGDKNTAFWGIVIVSVWQGAGYIMLIYIAALQNIPKELIEAAKMDGANRFQVLRNIKVPLVAPAVTICLFLTTASSFKIFDANLSLTNGGPFKSTEMLALNIYTEAFVNNRYGIGEAKALIFFIVVAAISILQVTITKRKEVES from the coding sequence ATACACCAGACAAGTGTAACGAGAAAAAAATCACTCTCTACCAAAAAGAAAAAGAACTGGAAGGAAGCAGGTTTATTTTCTCTATTTGTAGGTCCCGTTTTTATTGCCTTTACAATTGTGGTGCTTGTTCCATTTTTTTCTGGCATCTATTATTCCTTTACCGATTGGAATGGCATAACTGGAGAGATTAAGTGGGTTGGATTGGATAATTTTAAGTATATCTTCACAGACGATAAACAGTTTCTCCAATCTTTTAAGCTGACTGCTGTTTACACTGTTGTAGCGATTATTTTGACAAACGCCATTGGTTTTAGCCTGGCACTGCTTGTTACTCAAAAACTAAAATCCAGCAATCTATTACGTACTGTATTCTTTATGCCTAATCTACTCGGCGGTCTCTTACTCGGCTTTATCTGGCAATTTATCTTTATTAGAGGATTCGCTTCTATTGGAGAACTTACAGGAATACCACTATTTGAGTTAGCATGGTTAGGAGATAAAAATACCGCCTTTTGGGGAATTGTAATTGTCAGTGTATGGCAAGGAGCAGGATATATTATGCTCATTTATATAGCTGCATTGCAAAACATTCCAAAAGAGCTAATTGAAGCAGCAAAAATGGATGGAGCAAACCGCTTTCAAGTGCTGCGAAATATTAAAGTTCCACTTGTTGCTCCTGCTGTGACAATATGCTTATTCTTAACAACTGCATCTTCCTTTAAAATATTCGACGCCAACCTTTCGTTAACCAATGGAGGTCCTTTTAAATCAACGGAAATGCTGGCACTTAATATTTATACCGAAGCCTTTGTTAACAATCGCTACGGAATTGGGGAAGCCAAAGCACTTATCTTCTTTATTGTTGTAGCTGCCATCTCCATTTTACAGGTTACAATTACTAAGAGAAAAGAGGTGGAATCTTGA
- a CDS encoding tRNA dihydrouridine synthase, whose protein sequence is MKGTEFYMIDNFWRELPRPFFVLAPMEDVTDVVFRHVVSEAARPDVFFTEFTNTESYCHPEGTQSVRGRLTFTEDEQPMVAHIWGDKPEYFRQMSIGMAKLGFKGIDINMGCPVPNVAAKGKGSGLILRPEVAAEIVQAAKAGGLPVSVKTRLGYTEIEEWQDWLTHILEQDIANLSIHLRTRKEMSQVDAHWELIPEIKKLRDRVAPNTLLTINGDIPDRQTGWELAEKYGVDGVMIGRGIFKNPFAFEKEPKEHSSKELLDLLRLHLDLHDKYSQELETRSFKALHRFFKIYVKGFRGASELRNQLMSTQSSDDVRAMLDDFEAKNADETGIVG, encoded by the coding sequence ATGAAAGGAACTGAGTTTTATATGATAGATAATTTTTGGCGGGAATTACCACGGCCATTTTTTGTATTAGCACCGATGGAAGATGTGACGGATGTTGTTTTTCGTCATGTAGTCAGTGAGGCGGCTAGACCGGATGTGTTTTTTACGGAGTTCACTAACACGGAGAGTTATTGTCATCCCGAGGGAACACAGAGTGTACGTGGACGTTTGACTTTTACAGAAGATGAACAGCCAATGGTTGCACATATTTGGGGAGACAAGCCTGAATATTTTCGACAAATGAGTATAGGCATGGCAAAGCTAGGTTTTAAGGGAATCGATATCAATATGGGCTGTCCAGTTCCTAATGTCGCAGCAAAAGGGAAGGGAAGCGGACTTATCCTCCGTCCAGAGGTTGCTGCGGAAATTGTACAAGCAGCAAAAGCAGGTGGACTGCCTGTCAGTGTTAAGACAAGACTTGGTTATACGGAGATAGAGGAATGGCAAGACTGGTTAACACATATCTTGGAACAAGATATCGCGAATCTTTCGATACATCTGCGTACAAGAAAAGAAATGAGTCAAGTGGATGCACATTGGGAATTGATTCCGGAAATCAAAAAACTTCGTGATCGTGTGGCACCAAATACACTTTTAACGATTAACGGTGATATTCCTGATCGTCAAACTGGCTGGGAGCTGGCTGAGAAATATGGAGTGGATGGTGTTATGATAGGGCGCGGTATTTTTAAAAATCCATTTGCCTTTGAAAAAGAACCGAAAGAGCATAGCAGTAAAGAACTGCTTGATCTATTACGATTACATCTTGATCTTCATGACAAATATTCACAGGAATTAGAAACACGATCTTTTAAAGCCCTTCACCGTTTTTTCAAAATTTATGTGAAAGGATTTAGAGGGGCAAGTGAATTGAGAAATCAATTGATGAGTACACAATCGTCTGATGATGTCCGTGCTATGCTTGATGATTTCGAAGCGAAGAATGCTGATGAGACAGGGATAGTAGGCTAA
- a CDS encoding carbohydrate ABC transporter permease: MENRYTSKTFLMELLGIILGLLFLIPFYYVISNSLKPFSEILTNTSSLPSTFEFGNYLNAFEKLNFLKVFSNSLLITIASNIVLVVFCSMAAYMLVRTKKKISTIIFMAFVAAMIIPFQSIMIPLIKTASSLHLLNSIWGLVFMYLGFGSGMTIFLYHGFIKGIPVELEEAAIMDGCSRFGVFWRIVFPLLKPITVTIIILNSLWIWNDYLLPSLVLQNPELRTIPLATFFFFGQYTKQWDLALAALMIGIVPLLIFFFSMQKHIIQGITSGSIK, encoded by the coding sequence ATGGAAAACAGGTATACTAGCAAAACTTTCTTAATGGAACTGCTTGGTATTATACTAGGCTTATTATTCTTGATTCCCTTTTATTATGTGATTTCTAATTCACTCAAGCCTTTTTCAGAAATACTAACAAATACCTCTTCCTTACCAAGTACGTTTGAATTTGGAAACTATCTAAATGCTTTTGAAAAGTTAAATTTCCTAAAGGTTTTTAGCAACTCTCTTCTTATAACGATAGCTAGCAATATTGTATTAGTCGTATTCTGTTCGATGGCTGCTTATATGCTGGTCCGGACGAAAAAGAAAATTAGCACGATCATTTTCATGGCTTTTGTTGCTGCCATGATTATCCCTTTCCAATCTATTATGATTCCACTTATTAAAACAGCCTCAAGTTTACACTTACTTAATAGTATTTGGGGGCTAGTATTTATGTATTTAGGTTTTGGGTCTGGGATGACTATCTTTTTATATCATGGTTTTATTAAAGGAATTCCAGTTGAATTAGAAGAAGCTGCTATTATGGATGGCTGCTCTCGTTTTGGGGTGTTCTGGAGAATTGTTTTTCCATTATTAAAACCAATTACCGTAACAATCATTATCTTAAATAGTCTTTGGATATGGAATGACTACTTATTACCATCACTTGTCCTACAAAATCCAGAACTGCGGACAATCCCACTTGCTACTTTCTTCTTCTTTGGCCAATACACAAAGCAATGGGATCTCGCTCTAGCAGCACTAATGATAGGAATTGTCCCACTGTTAATCTTCTTCTTTTCGATGCAAAAGCATATTATACAAGGGATTACTAGTGGATCTATTAAATAG
- a CDS encoding zinc ribbon domain-containing protein gives MESKGCVKCGGTDIGTKDVAMTGTGLSKLMDIQHNTFTVVFCKKCGYSEFYNKQASKGSNILDLFLG, from the coding sequence ATGGAAAGCAAAGGCTGTGTAAAATGCGGGGGAACAGATATAGGAACAAAAGATGTGGCCATGACAGGAACGGGTTTATCCAAGTTAATGGATATTCAGCATAATACATTTACGGTTGTCTTTTGCAAGAAATGCGGGTACTCAGAGTTTTATAATAAACAAGCATCGAAAGGTTCCAATATTTTAGACTTATTTTTAGGATAA
- a CDS encoding GNAT family N-acetyltransferase — protein MKIRKLREGETPPFDLLLLADPSEHLIREYLKKGICYMAEDRDQTIGVYVLLPMEEETIELINLAVGESYQGIGLGKRLVMHAIEEARKLGYNRIEVGTGNSSISQLALYQKCGFRIDRIEKDFFLQHYEEEIYENGIQCMDMIKLTQDI, from the coding sequence ATGAAGATTCGTAAGCTTAGAGAAGGAGAAACTCCCCCTTTTGATTTATTATTATTAGCAGACCCATCTGAACATTTAATCAGAGAATATCTTAAAAAGGGCATTTGCTATATGGCGGAAGATAGGGATCAAACTATCGGTGTCTATGTTTTATTACCAATGGAAGAAGAAACAATAGAATTAATCAATCTAGCTGTTGGCGAAAGCTATCAAGGAATAGGCTTAGGGAAAAGGTTAGTTATGCATGCGATTGAAGAGGCGAGAAAACTAGGATATAACAGAATAGAAGTAGGGACTGGGAATAGCAGCATTTCACAACTTGCTCTCTATCAAAAATGCGGGTTTCGGATCGATCGAATTGAGAAAGATTTTTTTCTTCAACACTATGAAGAGGAAATCTATGAAAATGGAATTCAGTGTATGGATATGATAAAGCTCACACAGGATATATAA
- a CDS encoding elongation factor G: MNKTIGILAHVDAGKTTFSEQLLYHTNSITKRGRVDHKDSFLDSHIIEKQRGITVFADQGIIEHGDSTYYLIDTPGHIDFSPEMERAIQVMDFAIVIISAVEGIEGHTETVWNLLRKHQIPTFFFINKTDRTGADVARVLKEIRSQFTTDVYDISSLDNSSMSDVQIEFIAERDEELLDYYMDNGYQPTLWMEKIQEMIISSRLFPCGYGSALQDIGIKEFFDQFHQLTKTMYRKNQPFAGRVFKIRYDQAGTRITFLKAITGTLHVRDELPYGNGMVEKITQIRKYTGKQFQQVNEAGAGEIFAVTGLTEAIVGDGVGAMLEKAVYELVPTLRSKVVVEKGVNKKEVLKLFRILEAEDPSLQITWEEKQQDIHLHVMGKIQLEVLQELVLERFSLNVHFGQPEILYKETIETATVGYGHFEPLRHYAEVHLRIEPGKRNTGITFESRCHTDDLSLANQHLICQHLFERDHHGILTGSPLTDIKVTLLTGRAHNKHTHGGDFREATFRALRQGLEKVQNRLLEPYYAFKIKVAIEQMGRVLADIQMAHGVFDTPETIDNKAIITGKAPVATFMVYSTILASFTQGKGQLSFTFAGYYPCHNEQEVIAGLDYDKNADPAYTSSSIFCAKGAGYTVPWQEAEKMMHCL, from the coding sequence ATGAATAAGACAATTGGAATATTAGCGCATGTTGATGCGGGAAAAACTACTTTTTCAGAGCAACTTCTATATCATACAAATAGTATAACTAAACGTGGCCGTGTAGATCATAAAGATTCCTTTTTAGATAGTCATATAATTGAAAAACAACGAGGGATTACGGTTTTTGCAGACCAAGGAATCATTGAACATGGAGATTCTACTTATTATTTAATTGATACTCCTGGACATATTGATTTTTCTCCAGAAATGGAAAGAGCGATTCAAGTAATGGACTTTGCTATTGTGATTATTAGTGCGGTAGAAGGGATTGAAGGGCATACCGAAACGGTGTGGAATCTATTAAGGAAGCATCAGATTCCTACATTTTTCTTTATTAATAAAACAGATCGGACAGGAGCGGATGTAGCGCGTGTTCTGAAAGAAATTCGTTCCCAATTTACGACAGATGTATATGATATTTCCTCTTTAGATAATAGCAGTATGTCGGATGTGCAAATAGAATTTATTGCAGAGCGAGATGAAGAGCTCTTGGATTACTATATGGATAATGGCTATCAACCAACATTGTGGATGGAAAAAATCCAAGAAATGATTATTTCGTCGCGGCTATTTCCTTGTGGATATGGTTCAGCACTTCAGGATATTGGGATAAAGGAATTTTTCGATCAGTTTCATCAATTAACAAAAACAATGTATAGGAAGAATCAACCTTTTGCAGGAAGAGTATTTAAAATTCGTTATGATCAAGCTGGGACAAGAATTACTTTTCTAAAAGCAATAACTGGTACTCTGCATGTCAGAGATGAACTTCCATATGGAAATGGAATGGTAGAGAAAATTACGCAAATTCGTAAATATACTGGAAAACAATTTCAACAAGTGAATGAAGCCGGTGCTGGAGAGATTTTTGCTGTAACAGGTCTTACAGAGGCAATTGTGGGAGATGGAGTCGGAGCAATGCTTGAAAAAGCAGTATATGAATTGGTACCAACGCTTCGTTCAAAAGTGGTAGTTGAAAAGGGAGTAAATAAAAAAGAGGTACTAAAGCTTTTTCGGATATTAGAAGCAGAGGATCCATCTCTTCAGATAACATGGGAGGAGAAACAGCAAGATATTCACTTACATGTGATGGGGAAAATACAATTAGAGGTTCTTCAGGAGCTAGTATTAGAAAGATTTTCTTTAAATGTGCACTTTGGTCAACCGGAAATTTTGTATAAAGAAACAATCGAAACAGCTACTGTCGGATATGGACACTTTGAACCATTACGTCATTATGCGGAGGTACATCTCCGTATAGAGCCAGGAAAAAGAAATACAGGTATTACATTTGAGAGTAGATGCCATACAGATGACTTATCTCTAGCAAATCAACATCTCATCTGCCAGCATCTTTTTGAGCGAGATCATCATGGGATTTTGACTGGTTCCCCCTTAACAGATATAAAAGTGACATTATTAACAGGGAGAGCCCATAATAAACATACACATGGCGGTGATTTTCGGGAAGCTACTTTTCGAGCATTGCGCCAAGGACTAGAAAAAGTTCAGAACCGGTTATTAGAGCCTTATTATGCTTTCAAAATAAAAGTAGCTATCGAACAAATGGGCAGAGTGCTGGCTGATATTCAAATGGCCCATGGAGTATTTGATACGCCCGAAACAATAGATAATAAAGCAATTATTACCGGCAAGGCTCCCGTTGCCACATTTATGGTATACAGCACAATCTTAGCCTCTTTTACACAAGGAAAAGGTCAGCTTTCCTTTACCTTTGCGGGTTATTACCCTTGTCATAATGAACAAGAAGTGATTGCTGGACTAGACTATGATAAAAATGCTGATCCAGCATATACATCCTCGTCTATTTTCTGTGCGAAAGGCGCAGGATATACGGTTCCTTGGCAAGAAGCGGAAAAAATGATGCATTGTCTATAG
- a CDS encoding ABC transporter substrate-binding protein: MKFNKMKRYSLLTGILSASLLFASACSNEGASSNTSSSKGDKVVVDLFNGKVEIADQLKALTDQYSKEHPDVIFNIETVGGGADGTAALKAKFASNTAPDIFGNGGYQEALTWLDKLEDLSDQPWVKDAYESALVPMTVDGKIYGQPVNLEGYGFAYNKALFKKAGITEIPTTFSELEAAAKKLKAAGITPFSIGYGEWWVLANHGLNVPFAYQEDADAFIKGLNDGSAKIEGNEHFDKYFDLLDLTIDYGNKNPLTTDYNTQVTLFATGEAAMIQQGNWIQPMIDKISPNLEVGFIPMPLSDEKEKSDKLMVDVPTNWVVHKDAPKKDKEAALDFLNWMVTSDFAKESIVKDFKYVPAFETITATAEDIGPLGAEIQNYSQEGKTYTWQFTKYPDGAGQEFGASLQAYVGGQKSREETMKALDDTWAKLKK; this comes from the coding sequence ATGAAATTTAACAAAATGAAAAGGTATTCCTTATTAACTGGTATCTTATCTGCTTCTCTGCTCTTTGCAAGTGCTTGTTCAAATGAGGGTGCCTCAAGTAACACCTCTTCAAGCAAAGGAGATAAAGTAGTGGTGGACTTGTTTAACGGAAAAGTAGAAATTGCGGATCAATTAAAAGCATTGACTGATCAATATTCAAAAGAACATCCAGATGTAATCTTTAATATTGAAACAGTCGGTGGAGGAGCAGATGGAACGGCTGCTTTAAAAGCAAAATTCGCCTCCAATACAGCTCCTGATATTTTTGGAAATGGTGGATATCAAGAGGCCTTAACTTGGCTGGATAAATTAGAGGATTTGTCAGATCAACCATGGGTAAAGGACGCATATGAAAGTGCCTTAGTTCCCATGACAGTAGATGGAAAAATTTATGGCCAGCCAGTTAACCTGGAGGGATATGGATTTGCCTATAATAAAGCATTATTTAAAAAGGCAGGTATTACGGAAATACCAACAACATTTTCTGAACTAGAAGCGGCTGCTAAAAAGTTAAAAGCTGCTGGAATTACACCTTTTTCAATCGGTTATGGTGAATGGTGGGTTTTAGCTAACCATGGATTAAATGTTCCTTTTGCTTATCAAGAAGATGCCGACGCCTTTATTAAAGGATTAAATGACGGATCAGCAAAAATCGAAGGGAATGAGCATTTTGACAAATACTTTGATTTATTGGATTTAACCATTGATTATGGTAATAAGAATCCATTAACAACAGACTACAATACCCAAGTAACTCTTTTTGCAACAGGTGAAGCTGCAATGATCCAGCAAGGAAACTGGATTCAGCCGATGATTGATAAAATTTCTCCTAACTTGGAAGTAGGCTTTATCCCAATGCCATTAAGTGATGAGAAGGAAAAATCGGATAAGCTAATGGTGGATGTACCTACAAACTGGGTTGTTCATAAGGATGCTCCTAAAAAAGATAAAGAAGCAGCATTAGATTTCTTAAACTGGATGGTTACTTCCGATTTCGCAAAAGAATCTATTGTAAAGGACTTTAAATATGTTCCAGCATTTGAAACAATCACTGCCACGGCTGAAGATATCGGTCCCTTAGGCGCAGAGATTCAAAACTACTCTCAAGAAGGCAAAACATATACATGGCAATTCACGAAATATCCTGATGGTGCTGGACAGGAGTTCGGTGCTAGTCTTCAAGCATATGTAGGAGGTCAAAAATCACGCGAGGAAACAATGAAAGCATTGGACGATACATGGGCTAAACTTAAAAAATAG